A region of Streptomyces deccanensis DNA encodes the following proteins:
- the urtE gene encoding urea ABC transporter ATP-binding subunit UrtE, translating into MLEISSVQAGYDRTTVLHGVTVSVPKDAVATVLGHNGAGKSTLLRVAMGLLKPKGGAVLLDSEDITRLAPHQRVARGMAYVPQGQQSFPHLTTAENLQLVADGRPDGKEATAEALDLFPVLRDLSGRRAGLLSGGQRQQLAIARALITRPRLLLLDEPTEGIQPSVVAEIEETILALTRRGGLSVLLVEQHVGFAMRAAQQYYVLEAGRVTSSGEGGTGAEQTVRAALSV; encoded by the coding sequence ATGCTGGAGATCAGTTCCGTACAGGCCGGCTACGACCGCACCACCGTGCTGCACGGTGTGACGGTCTCGGTGCCGAAGGACGCGGTCGCCACCGTGCTGGGCCACAACGGCGCCGGGAAGAGCACCCTCCTGCGTGTCGCCATGGGCCTGCTCAAGCCGAAAGGCGGCGCCGTTCTGCTGGACAGCGAGGACATCACGCGCCTCGCCCCGCACCAGCGCGTGGCCCGCGGCATGGCGTACGTCCCGCAGGGCCAGCAGTCCTTCCCGCATCTGACCACCGCCGAGAACCTCCAACTCGTCGCCGACGGACGCCCCGACGGCAAGGAGGCGACCGCCGAGGCCCTGGACCTCTTCCCCGTTCTGCGCGACCTGTCCGGCCGCCGCGCCGGCCTGCTCTCCGGCGGGCAACGGCAGCAACTCGCCATCGCCCGCGCCCTGATCACCCGGCCGAGGCTGCTGCTGCTCGACGAGCCGACCGAGGGCATCCAGCCTTCCGTCGTCGCCGAGATCGAGGAGACGATCCTCGCCCTCACCCGGCGCGGTGGCCTTTCGGTCCTCCTCGTGGAGCAGCACGTCGGCTTCGCCATGAGAGCCGCGCAGCAGTACTACGTCCTGGAGGCGGGCCGTGTGACGTCCTCGGGCGAGGGCGGCACGGGCGCCGAACAGACCGTACGCGCCGCGCTCAGCGTGTGA
- the urtD gene encoding urea ABC transporter ATP-binding protein UrtD — protein sequence MSGDGLTVRDLRVTFDGFTAVDGVDLDIRPGDLRFLIGPNGAGKTTLVDAITGLVKATGSVRFGDQDLLGKPVQKIARLGIGRTFQTASIFEELTVLQNLDIAAGAGRGVWTMLRRRKDIPEPVAKALETTGLTELRDRPAGVLAHGQKQWLEIGMLLVQDVKLLLLDEPVAGMSHEEREATGELLQRVSEDHTVVVIEHDMDFMRSFARSVSVLHAGKVLSEGTVAEVQADAKVQEVYLGRASEPESGATPTTPVAVTEEA from the coding sequence ATGAGCGGCGACGGACTGACCGTCCGCGACCTACGGGTGACGTTCGACGGGTTCACCGCCGTCGACGGCGTCGACCTGGACATCCGCCCCGGTGACCTGCGCTTCCTCATCGGCCCGAACGGCGCGGGCAAGACCACGCTGGTCGACGCGATCACCGGCCTGGTGAAGGCGACCGGCTCGGTCCGCTTCGGCGACCAGGACCTGCTGGGCAAGCCCGTGCAGAAGATCGCACGGCTGGGCATCGGCCGTACGTTCCAGACGGCCAGCATCTTCGAGGAACTGACCGTGCTGCAGAACCTCGACATCGCGGCGGGCGCCGGGCGGGGCGTGTGGACGATGCTGCGCCGCCGCAAGGACATCCCCGAACCGGTCGCGAAAGCGTTGGAGACGACGGGCCTGACCGAGCTGCGCGACCGCCCCGCGGGCGTGCTCGCCCACGGGCAGAAGCAGTGGCTGGAGATCGGCATGCTGCTCGTCCAGGACGTGAAGCTGCTCCTGCTCGACGAACCGGTGGCCGGTATGAGCCACGAGGAACGGGAGGCGACCGGCGAGCTGTTGCAGCGGGTGAGCGAGGACCACACGGTCGTCGTCATCGAGCACGACATGGACTTCATGCGCTCCTTCGCCCGCAGCGTCAGCGTCCTGCACGCCGGCAAGGTGCTCAGCGAGGGCACGGTCGCCGAGGTCCAGGCCGACGCCAAGGTCCAGGAGGTCTACCTCGGGCGCGCCTCCGAACCCGAATCCGGAGCGACGCCCACCACACCCGTCGCCGTCACCGAGGAGGCCTGA
- the urtC gene encoding urea ABC transporter permease subunit UrtC: MTTTTTPPATVTPPSTPLLNRFRVPAGFALGAVLLLGVAPLALSDFRLSLLAKYLCYAIVAVGVSLAWGRGGLMVLGQGVFFGLGGYAMAMHLKLTDAAATGETLPDFMQLYGTGDALPWWWKPFADPGFALAMTVLLPMAVAALLGFLVFRRRVKGAYFAILSQALAAALSIWLVGQQATTGGTNGLTDIQGFFGYSLDDPVNQRMVYFIIAAVLLLLMALARQLFVSRYGELLVAVRDSEERVRFLGYNPANIKLVAYVVAAGMAGLAGALFVPAVGIISPALIGIVPSIGFVIGAAVGGRASLVGAVLGAVAVAWAQSTLSDEFPAAWTYLQGLLFVLAVGFLPGGLASLGAVLRKRRTGGGTRSRTSGETA; the protein is encoded by the coding sequence ATGACGACCACGACCACGCCCCCCGCCACCGTGACCCCGCCCTCCACGCCCCTGCTGAACCGCTTCCGCGTGCCCGCAGGCTTCGCCCTCGGAGCCGTACTCCTGCTCGGCGTCGCCCCGCTCGCCCTCTCCGACTTCCGCCTCTCCCTCCTCGCGAAGTACCTGTGCTACGCGATCGTGGCCGTCGGTGTCAGCCTGGCCTGGGGCCGCGGCGGCCTCATGGTCCTCGGCCAGGGCGTCTTCTTCGGCCTCGGCGGCTACGCCATGGCCATGCACCTCAAGCTCACCGACGCCGCCGCCACCGGCGAGACGCTGCCGGACTTCATGCAGCTGTACGGCACCGGCGACGCGCTGCCCTGGTGGTGGAAGCCCTTCGCCGACCCCGGCTTCGCGCTCGCCATGACCGTGCTGCTGCCCATGGCGGTCGCCGCGCTGCTCGGCTTCCTCGTCTTCCGACGCAGGGTGAAGGGCGCCTACTTCGCGATCCTCAGCCAGGCCCTCGCCGCCGCCCTCTCCATCTGGCTGGTCGGCCAGCAGGCGACCACGGGCGGCACCAACGGCCTCACCGACATCCAGGGCTTCTTCGGCTACTCGCTGGACGACCCGGTCAACCAGCGGATGGTGTACTTCATCATCGCCGCCGTGCTGCTCCTGCTGATGGCCCTCGCCCGCCAGCTGTTCGTCAGCCGCTACGGCGAACTCCTCGTCGCCGTACGGGACTCCGAGGAGCGGGTGCGTTTCCTCGGCTACAACCCGGCGAACATCAAGCTCGTCGCGTACGTCGTCGCCGCAGGCATGGCGGGCCTCGCGGGAGCCCTCTTCGTCCCGGCCGTCGGGATCATCTCCCCGGCGCTGATCGGCATCGTGCCCTCCATCGGCTTCGTCATCGGCGCGGCGGTCGGCGGACGGGCCTCCCTGGTGGGAGCGGTGCTCGGCGCGGTCGCCGTGGCCTGGGCGCAGAGCACGCTGTCCGACGAGTTCCCCGCCGCGTGGACCTACCTCCAGGGACTGCTGTTCGTGCTGGCGGTCGGCTTCCTGCCCGGCGGCCTGGCCTCCCTGGGCGCCGTCCTGCGCAAGCGCCGCACCGGCGGCGGCACCCGATCCCGTACCTCTGGGGAGACAGCATGA
- the urtB gene encoding urea ABC transporter permease subunit UrtB: MTVVLNQSFTGISIGAVLLLIALGLTLTFGQMGVINMAHGEFIMAGAYTTYVLQKSISSAGVSLLVALPLAFLVAGAMGALLEWLLIRRLYTRPLDTLLVTWGVSLMLQQLARDVFGAPNVQTAAPDLLTGNISAGPVTFANNRLFILGLALLCVLGLTLVLRFTPLGRRIRAVVQNRDLAEVSGIATGQVDRITFFIGSGLAGVAGVALTLVGPIGPTMGTNYIVDAFLVVVVGGIGQLKGAVITAFALGVLQSVLEYSTTVSVAKVVVLVAIVAFLQWRPQGLYTLRTRSLA, from the coding sequence ATGACGGTCGTCCTCAACCAGTCCTTCACCGGCATCAGCATCGGTGCCGTCCTGCTTCTCATCGCGCTCGGCCTGACCCTGACGTTCGGTCAGATGGGCGTGATCAACATGGCGCACGGAGAGTTCATCATGGCCGGCGCCTACACGACGTACGTCCTGCAGAAGTCCATCAGCAGCGCCGGGGTCTCCCTCCTCGTCGCCCTGCCGCTCGCGTTCCTGGTCGCGGGAGCCATGGGCGCGCTGCTGGAATGGCTGCTCATCCGGCGGCTCTACACGCGCCCGCTGGACACCCTGCTGGTCACCTGGGGCGTCTCGCTGATGCTCCAGCAGCTGGCCCGGGACGTCTTCGGTGCCCCCAACGTGCAGACGGCCGCGCCCGACCTCCTCACCGGCAACATCTCGGCGGGCCCGGTCACCTTCGCCAACAACCGCCTGTTCATCCTGGGACTGGCGCTTCTCTGTGTCCTCGGCCTGACCCTGGTCCTGCGGTTCACCCCGCTCGGCCGCCGCATCCGGGCCGTCGTGCAGAACCGCGACCTCGCCGAGGTCTCCGGCATCGCCACCGGACAGGTCGACCGGATCACCTTCTTCATCGGCTCCGGCCTGGCCGGCGTGGCCGGCGTCGCGCTCACCCTGGTCGGGCCGATCGGCCCGACGATGGGCACCAACTACATCGTCGACGCCTTCCTGGTCGTGGTCGTCGGCGGCATCGGACAGCTGAAGGGCGCCGTCATCACGGCGTTCGCGCTGGGCGTGCTGCAGTCCGTCCTCGAGTACTCGACCACCGTCAGCGTCGCCAAGGTCGTGGTGCTGGTGGCGATCGTCGCCTTCCTCCAGTGGCGACCCCAGGGCCTGTACACACTGCGCACCCGGAGCCTGGCATGA
- the urtA gene encoding urea ABC transporter substrate-binding protein: MSGLSISRRGLLAGISAAGASAALSACGAKTGTETSSGSGATADTSGSTVKVGLLNSLSGTMAISEVTVHNSLLLAIKEINASGGVLGKKLKPISQDGASDWPTFAEKAEALITDDKVAATFGCWTSASRKAVKPVFERYKSLLFYPVQYEGLEESPYIFYIGATTNQQIVPALDYLKKQGLTKLYLVGSDYVFPRTANKIIKAYAKAKGLTVVGEDYAPLGSTEFSTIVNKVKGSGADAVFNTLNGDSNVAFFKEYKSAGLTAKSLPVLSVSIAEEEVKSIGTQYLDGQLTAWNYYQTTPGAANEKFVAAYQAAYGKDKPTSDPMEAAYISVYLWKAMVEKAGSFDVAKVKAASDGIVFDAPEGKVTVDGATQHVYKTARIGKVGSDGLIEEVWNSGKPIKPDPYLKGYSWASGLS; encoded by the coding sequence ATGTCCGGGCTCAGCATCAGCAGACGCGGTCTTCTGGCCGGCATATCGGCCGCCGGCGCGTCCGCCGCCCTCAGCGCCTGTGGCGCCAAGACCGGCACCGAGACGTCGTCGGGATCCGGCGCCACGGCGGACACGTCCGGCAGCACGGTCAAGGTCGGTCTGCTCAACTCACTGTCGGGCACGATGGCCATCAGCGAGGTCACGGTCCACAACTCGCTGCTGCTCGCCATCAAGGAGATCAACGCCTCCGGCGGTGTCCTGGGCAAGAAGCTCAAGCCCATCAGCCAGGACGGCGCCTCCGACTGGCCGACGTTCGCCGAGAAGGCCGAGGCACTCATCACCGACGACAAGGTCGCGGCCACCTTCGGCTGCTGGACCTCGGCCAGCCGCAAGGCCGTCAAGCCGGTCTTCGAGCGGTACAAGTCGCTGCTCTTCTACCCCGTGCAATACGAGGGCCTGGAGGAGTCGCCGTACATCTTCTACATCGGCGCCACCACCAACCAGCAGATCGTGCCCGCCCTCGACTACCTGAAGAAGCAGGGTCTGACCAAGCTGTACCTGGTCGGCAGCGACTACGTCTTCCCGCGCACCGCCAACAAGATCATCAAGGCGTACGCGAAGGCCAAGGGTCTGACGGTGGTCGGCGAGGACTACGCGCCGCTCGGCTCCACGGAGTTCAGCACCATCGTCAACAAGGTCAAGGGCTCCGGAGCCGACGCGGTGTTCAACACCCTCAACGGTGACAGCAACGTGGCCTTCTTCAAGGAGTACAAGTCCGCGGGCCTCACGGCCAAGAGCCTGCCGGTGCTCTCCGTCTCGATCGCCGAGGAGGAGGTCAAGAGCATCGGAACGCAGTACCTGGACGGCCAGTTGACGGCCTGGAACTACTACCAGACCACACCTGGCGCCGCGAACGAGAAGTTCGTCGCGGCCTACCAGGCGGCCTACGGAAAGGACAAGCCGACCTCCGACCCGATGGAGGCCGCCTACATCTCCGTCTACCTCTGGAAGGCGATGGTCGAGAAGGCCGGCTCCTTCGACGTCGCCAAGGTGAAGGCCGCCTCCGACGGCATCGTCTTCGACGCCCCCGAGGGCAAGGTCACCGTCGACGGCGCCACCCAGCACGTCTACAAGACGGCCCGCATCGGCAAGGTCGGCTCCGACGGCCTGATCGAGGAGGTCTGGAACTCGGGCAAGCCGATCAAGCCGGACCCGTACCTCAAGGGCTACTCCTGGGCCTCCGGCCTGTCCTGA
- a CDS encoding MarR family winged helix-turn-helix transcriptional regulator, with product MARQPQQLLHLLTRAERLAVRRVQSVLDEFDCSVEAWRVLDLLSDGQGHNMTALADHAFLPAPTLTKLVDQLVDQNWVYRRVDPADRRRVLAHLTPRGMQRWQLLLREVRADWVDLEQSLPSEELDELLARLAEALEGPGASGRGATVSGGVTPGRAERGVGRAR from the coding sequence ATGGCGAGGCAGCCCCAGCAACTGCTCCACCTCCTGACCCGGGCCGAACGTCTCGCCGTGCGCCGAGTGCAGTCCGTACTGGACGAGTTCGACTGCTCGGTGGAGGCATGGAGGGTGCTCGACCTGCTGTCCGACGGACAGGGGCACAACATGACGGCCCTCGCCGACCACGCCTTCCTGCCGGCCCCGACCCTCACCAAGCTGGTCGACCAACTCGTCGACCAGAACTGGGTCTACCGCCGCGTCGACCCCGCGGACCGGCGTCGGGTGCTGGCCCACCTCACTCCGCGAGGCATGCAGCGGTGGCAGTTGCTGCTCCGTGAAGTACGGGCCGACTGGGTGGACTTGGAGCAGTCGCTCCCCAGCGAGGAGCTGGACGAACTGCTCGCACGGCTGGCCGAGGCCCTGGAAGGTCCGGGCGCCTCGGGCCGGGGCGCCACCGTCTCTGGCGGTGTCACACCAGGTCGTGCGGAGCGCGGAGTTGGGCGAGCACGTTGA
- a CDS encoding substrate-binding domain-containing protein, with amino-acid sequence MHRPLSLHTPEWFTADDSTLNVALVYPMQGPAGIFGPACEACARLAAEEINKAGGVLGKELRLLGVDGGADPRQVADEVEALVATGVVHGVTGWHISSVRQAVAPRVAHLVPYVYTALYEGGERTDGVFMTSETPDWQLLPAMRLLAETRRVRRWFVVGNNYVWPRRTARAARRYARACGGGRVCGEAYLPLGAEDFRDVLRRIEHADADGVLMLLVGSDAVRFNRAFAASGIDQRCLRLSTLMDENMLMASGPEATGDLFSTAGFFASLANQDTLDFHGQYADRFGIEAPAPGSLGESCYEGVLLLASLIERARTLDVSAISAAAETVSYEGPRGLLHLHDRHVRQRIYLAEADGLDFNVLAQLRAPHDLV; translated from the coding sequence ATGCACCGGCCGCTCAGCCTCCACACCCCCGAGTGGTTCACGGCCGACGACTCGACCCTGAACGTCGCGCTCGTGTACCCGATGCAGGGGCCTGCCGGGATCTTCGGTCCCGCCTGCGAGGCGTGCGCGCGGCTGGCCGCCGAGGAGATCAACAAGGCCGGCGGTGTGCTCGGCAAGGAGCTCCGGCTGCTGGGGGTCGACGGGGGCGCCGACCCGCGGCAGGTCGCCGACGAGGTCGAGGCCCTGGTGGCGACCGGTGTGGTGCACGGTGTCACCGGCTGGCACATCTCTTCGGTCCGGCAGGCGGTGGCGCCGCGCGTCGCGCACCTGGTGCCGTACGTCTACACCGCCCTGTACGAGGGCGGGGAGCGCACCGACGGTGTCTTCATGACCAGCGAGACGCCCGACTGGCAGCTGCTGCCCGCCATGCGGCTCCTGGCCGAGACGCGTCGGGTGCGGCGATGGTTCGTCGTCGGCAACAACTACGTCTGGCCCCGGCGCACGGCCCGGGCGGCCCGTCGCTACGCCCGCGCCTGCGGGGGCGGGCGGGTCTGCGGTGAGGCGTATCTCCCGCTGGGCGCCGAGGACTTCCGTGACGTGCTGCGGCGCATCGAGCACGCGGACGCGGACGGCGTGCTGATGCTGCTGGTCGGCAGTGACGCGGTCCGCTTCAACCGGGCCTTCGCCGCCTCCGGCATCGACCAGCGGTGCCTCAGGCTGAGCACGCTGATGGACGAGAACATGCTGATGGCCAGCGGTCCGGAGGCGACCGGTGACCTCTTCAGCACGGCCGGGTTCTTCGCCTCGCTGGCGAACCAGGACACCCTGGACTTCCACGGCCAGTACGCCGACCGCTTCGGCATCGAGGCCCCGGCCCCCGGAAGCCTCGGTGAATCCTGTTACGAGGGCGTGCTGCTGCTCGCCTCACTCATCGAGCGGGCCCGCACCCTGGACGTCTCCGCGATCTCGGCCGCCGCCGAGACCGTCTCCTACGAAGGGCCGCGCGGTCTGCTCCACCTCCACGACCGGCATGTGCGCCAGCGCATCTACCTGGCGGAGGCGGACGGGCTCGACTTCAACGTGCTCGCCCAACTCCGCGCTCCGCACGACCTGGTGTGA